TATAGCAAAATTACTACTAGATTTGTAGGAATTTATGACAATTCTCCGACTTTATAATATTGCTCTTCATCAAAAGAGGTAATAATTTCGGGATAATTCATTAAATAAATACTATCTGCGCTATTAAACAACGTATGTTGTATTTGCGCCACTTCCTCATAAGTTTGAAATAGTGCTTTGTTCATTTGATAAGGTGCTGATAAATAATATTGTTTAATCTGATATTTTTTAAATGTATCGCATACTGTTTCTCCAATTACTACATGAAACGTACTATTAACCTGACCTGTCGGTATAATAATATTAAAATTTGTATTTTTTGCTGCATAATGAATAATATCCGTTGAATAACTTACTACTGAAATCTTTGTATTATTTTGGTTTAGAGTATCTATGACTCTGTATGACACAGGATGATTATCAAATGCAATAATATCATTATCTGCTATAGTAGCAATCTTCTCTTGTAATACTTTGTCAGACGCACGCATTTGATTCCCCCCTATTGTTCTAACTTTTTAATACTTTTAGCATAATTCAATTAATTAACAAAGTTCAACTACAAAAAGCAAATTACCTAAAAAAATACTATTATTAATAATAAATAGTAAAATATTTAACTTTTTATTAATTTTTGCCATTTCAGTCATTAACTATGCTAATATTATTGATTAATTAGCTATATTTTTTATATAATTACTAAGAGTAGATATACCGTTGAACTAATAATATACAATTATTAAACACTGTTTATTTATATTTTAAATTTTAAGTAGATTAGGATGATAAAGATGTTTCTTACTATTATATTGTTGATAATCATCTTTTTATTGATTATTGCTTTATATCTTGACCACCGGTTCATGCAAAATAAATTAGATACTGAAATTTATGCTAAAACACAATTAGTTAGAAAAATTAGCACAGTAACTAGTGAAAATACAAATTTGCGCAACCAAATGCTTAGCTTTGATGCTAATAACGATAAGCACCATCATGGTATTAGAAAGGCAAAACAAGATTTAACTGATATCATGACTAAACTTGTTGATAATAATCAATTAGCAAAATTTGAAATCATTTCGACGAGTAATTTGGCTGTCAAACATCCATTTTTTGAATACGCCCGTCCTTTTGACTATATTGTTATTACTGAAAAAGGATTATTCAATATCGACGTAAAAAACTGGAAGCAAAAAACGTTTTATCACTTTAATGTAGATCCTGAACAAGAAAACGACAATAACAATGATCTTAGCGATAAAACTGAAGACCAAATTGTTGGCCGTTATATCGCCAATAAATTTCATAGCCAATTTAATTCAACGCGTATGACAAGCTACACATTTATTGAACGTATTAAAAAGCACACTGTTATCTTTGATTTTTATAGCCAAGATCCATACAAAGAAGCAGCTTATAATACTAAAATGTTACAAGAAAAAATTAAAGAAAACGCGCATCACAACATTAAAAACGTTGGTCTGGTTTACTTTACAGATGGTTCAGTTAATCTAATAGATGGACCAACTGAACGTGAAAAATATGTTGAAACTGTTTCTTCAAAATCAAGTCTTAAAGATATTATAGAAGAAACTATAACTTCAGCTGACGAATCACTATCTAAAGAGCAATTTGATAGATTAGTTGCTCGATTTGAAGATTAAATTAAAAAAGCATTGTTATCGTTATTGATAACAATGCTCTTTTTTTATCCGGAATTATGTCACTTTAAACCATAATATTTTAAAAATATTAGTGATTTTTGCTCCAAATATTTAAATGTTTGGATTGTGCATCTGCTTGAGCTTTTTTAAACACATCACGATATTTACCATTTGGTGCAAAATATTTTTCTCTAGCTAAACCCTTTTGAACTAATACTTCATTAAACATCGTTTTCTTGTCTAACCATACGTATGCCAAGGTACGTCCATATCTATCTTTTGGTTCTTTATCGTATTCCAAATATACATCTTTGTTTGTTAAATGTTCTTTGGTAAAATTTGAAGCCGCTTTACCAAATGGTTGCACTGGTGTATTGGGTTTGACTGTTTCAGGTGTATCCATACCAATTAATCGTACTTTCAGTTCATTATTATCCTTATCTTTAGCGACAAATGTATCGCCATCTACGACTCTCTCTACATGGACTTTACTCGTTTTATCGGGACCTTTTTCTGATGTTTTACTATCGTTATTAGCAAATGGTCCACTATGATTTATAAATTGAAAAAACAGTACTCCGATTACGACAACACAACAGATTAATATAGTCACTTGTTTTGAAGATTTCATTGTTGCACCTACTTTACTAAATTAGTACCGATTTATCATATATAATATATTAAAGACCGTCAATAACTAATTCATTTATTGAATAAATAAAGCGTTTTTAAATGAATTTAGCAGTTTAGTGACAATATGATTTTTTGTATCTTTCTATAACTACATCATGTTATAATATCGATTGATAGGAGTTGAATACACTTGAGTATTTTTAAAGAAAATATGATTACAATAATTGCTGTTGTCATCGCAATTATTGTTGGATTAATCTTACAATATCAATTCCAACTACCAATGATCGTTTCTGCTATGTTAGCAATCTTTTTAGGGATTTTCGTAGGATTTATTATTGTAGTGATACAATCCATTATTGCTAAAAAAAATAAGAAGTAATAAAAGAGACAAACTTGAGCATTTTACATCATTATTACGTTATTGATGATGCTAAATCGACGTTTGCTCTTTTTTCAGCTTATATTTAATATTTTGCACTTCTTAAGTTTTAATTCGTATTTATCGGGTAATATTTATTTTAGTTATAAGAATAACTAAAGGTTTTATGGTGACAATGTTTTTCAATTTAGTAAGTGATGATATTACAAAGGGGCCGAACGACGTTCATGAAAATTATTAATCTTTTAAAAGAAACTGAAGATATAAAATACACTGTTCAAACAAGAAAAGGTAACATGTTTGAACATCGCATACCAATTCATACACCTAGTGATCAAGTAAGTAAAATACTTTTTCTAGTTGAACAATATAATGATAAATAAAATTAAACCTTTAGGTCAATCAAAGATGACCTAAAGGTTTTTTATATCCACCCTTTTTCATGGGCTTTCTTCCATGCTTCAAAACGATTTTCAACTGCTAATTTATCAATAATATTGGAAGTATAATTTCTAACGGTACCGTCTGATAAAAATAAAGTTTGCGAAATTTCTTTGCTTGTTAAACCCTTGCCTATTTCCGTTAACACAAGTTGTTCTTTCGCAGTTAAAGGGTTTTTGTCTTTGAACATCGTAGTCACTAGTGAATCGCTATATTCTTTATTTCCTGCCATTACATGGTGCATCGTCTCTACAAGTTCATCTACCGAACGTTCTTTTAATACATATGCATCTACATCATTTGCTACTGCCGATTCAAAATAACCTGGTCTTTTAAATGTAGTCACTATGATAACTTTAATATTTAATTGTGCTTCCCTAATATGACTTAAAATTTCAAGACCGGTCATAGTAGGCATTTCAATGTCTAAAACTGCAATATCAGGCTTATACTTTTGTATATCTTGCCATGCTTCGCCACCATCACCTACTGTTGAGACAATATCTATTTCATCATGGAGTTCCATTAATTGAACCATTGCTTGCCTTAGCATAGATTGGTCTTCTGCTATTATTGTCGAAATCATTGTTCAACACTCCTTGGTATTAAGACTTCAATACATAAACCCTCGTCATTATATGTGATTAACGTGCCATTTAATATATTGACGCGTTCTTGAATACTTTTCAGTTCAAGTTGTTCCACATCATCTACGCCAACTCCATCGTCTTTAATAATGAGTTTCAACTCTTTGTCACCCAATTGTATTTGTCCTTCTATTTTAGTGGCTTGTGCATGTTTTACTATATTATTAATTGCTTCTCGTAATATCATTGCCATTATAGATTGTCTAGTTGTTGATAGCTTTTCAGCATACTCCGCATTACTAAATTCAAACGTTAAATTTGCCTCTCTAAGCATATAACCTACAGTATCTACTTCTTCCTTAAAGGAACTTATTTTGAGATCGTTAATAATCGAACGTACTTTGTTTAATGAATCTTTAGAAATACGATTTACTGCAGTCATTTCTTCTATAGCTTTATCGGGTTTATTAGTAACTAATTTAGCAGCTAATTCAGATTTTAAACTAATACTCGCAAAAACATGACCTAGCGTATCATGAAGATCCTGAGCAATACGTGTTCTTTCTTGTTCAGCAATAAGCATATTAATTTGAGCATTCTTTTCATTCATTTTTATTTTAAGTTTACTTGTTTCTACTCTCTTAAAATTACTAATTGTGATCATTAAAATAACTAAATAATAAACAAATAGCATGAGTGCAGTATCGTATTCGCTAAACCACGTAATTATTAAACACGAAATCATAGTCAACAGCATTAATGTAAATGCTAACGACTTTATGGTCACCTTTAATAAAAAAGGTAACGCAAAAGCACTAAAAAAGAAATATAAACTCATATACGGTGAAACATTATAGACAAAGTAAATAATACAAAGATAGTGAATCAATAAAGATAGCATTAACCAGTGCTTAGATAATACGGTAAATAAAAATAAAAGTGTACAGTAAGAAATTACAAATATTATAAAAATAATTACATAAATCCAATAATCGCCATTAATTTCCATAGTAAACAAAGGTGTTATGGCAAAAATTAAATATACTAAACTCGATAATTCCAGAAATCCTACATTAAAGCGTTTAATCATACTTCCACTTCTCTTCTTTTTCTAATAAGTAAAGCTATTATCAAAAATAGTATACTATAACCTATTAAAATAAAGAAAGCATGGTAGCTAAATGGGTCACCTTTCCCAATATCAAAAGCAACCTTTTTCAAATTATACGTTGGCGTTGCATGTGAAATTTGTTTTAACCAATCTGGAAATTGTGTTGTTGGATACCACAATCCGCCGATAACAGCTAAACCTAAATATAAAATACTGCCAATGCCACTCGCTTTTTGAACATCGTTTAATTGTGCAATTAACACTCCTATTCCTAAAAATGTACTCGCCCCTATCCACAATATGACTCCCGAAGAAATCCATTCAGTTAATGTCATATTAACGTTTTTAAAAAAATGAGCTACGGTAAATATTACTACTATAGAGATTGCAAATTGAATCATGACTTTGAAAATTTTAGCACCATAATATTGATAAGGACGTAAAGGTGTACGGATAATGTTTTTATACCAACCCGTTACCTTTTCAGTTATCATTTCCATTGGAAATTGCATTAAACAAAAGTTTGATAAACTGAAAGCCGTCATGCTATACATATATTCTTTGTCGAATGCTTTTTCAGCATCTTTTGGCAAATCTAAAATCGAAGTGAAAATGATATAAAATATTAATGGTAGTAAGATTGCTAACATTAAATTTACTCGTTTTCTTAACGTTAAGCGTATTTCAGTAAGAAAATATTGTTTCATCATACGTAGTCCTCCTCATTTTTACTAAAAATTGATTCTAATAGACTCGTTTTTGTAATTTCAATTTCATTCAAATCCACTTCTGCCTTTAATAAAATTTGTATTGCTTCATTTACATTATCTGTTTGTATTTGATAACTATCTTTAACTTTAGTTATTTGCTTATTATTAAACTGAGATTGCAAATATTGATGTTTTAAAGGTAATTTAATTACCGAAGTGTGTTGATTTGCTTTTAAATTATTAGGACTATCATTCATAACAATTTTACCTGCTTCAATAACGACAACTTTGTCAGCCATACGCTCTACTTCTTCAATATAATGCGAAGTATATAAAATCGTAACGCCTTGGTCCTTTAAATCATCTACAATATCCCAAAAATGTTGTCTCATTTGCACATCCATCGCGCTTGTAGGTTCGTCCAAAATTAAAAATTTAGGCTTACCGATTAATGCAAGACCAAAATCAAGAATTCTCTTTTGCCCTCCGGATAATTTGTTAGCAAACTCAGACATCTTCTGTTCACCAAA
The Staphylococcus kloosii genome window above contains:
- a CDS encoding sensor histidine kinase; amino-acid sequence: MISCLIITWFSEYDTALMLFVYYLVILMITISNFKRVETSKLKIKMNEKNAQINMLIAEQERTRIAQDLHDTLGHVFASISLKSELAAKLVTNKPDKAIEEMTAVNRISKDSLNKVRSIINDLKISSFKEEVDTVGYMLREANLTFEFSNAEYAEKLSTTRQSIMAMILREAINNIVKHAQATKIEGQIQLGDKELKLIIKDDGVGVDDVEQLELKSIQERVNILNGTLITYNDEGLCIEVLIPRSVEQ
- a CDS encoding ABC transporter permease — its product is MMKQYFLTEIRLTLRKRVNLMLAILLPLIFYIIFTSILDLPKDAEKAFDKEYMYSMTAFSLSNFCLMQFPMEMITEKVTGWYKNIIRTPLRPYQYYGAKIFKVMIQFAISIVVIFTVAHFFKNVNMTLTEWISSGVILWIGASTFLGIGVLIAQLNDVQKASGIGSILYLGLAVIGGLWYPTTQFPDWLKQISHATPTYNLKKVAFDIGKGDPFSYHAFFILIGYSILFLIIALLIRKRREVEV
- the nucI gene encoding thermonuclease NucI produces the protein MKSSKQVTILICCVVVIGVLFFQFINHSGPFANNDSKTSEKGPDKTSKVHVERVVDGDTFVAKDKDNNELKVRLIGMDTPETVKPNTPVQPFGKAASNFTKEHLTNKDVYLEYDKEPKDRYGRTLAYVWLDKKTMFNEVLVQKGLAREKYFAPNGKYRDVFKKAQADAQSKHLNIWSKNH
- a CDS encoding response regulator transcription factor, translated to MISTIIAEDQSMLRQAMVQLMELHDEIDIVSTVGDGGEAWQDIQKYKPDIAVLDIEMPTMTGLEILSHIREAQLNIKVIIVTTFKRPGYFESAVANDVDAYVLKERSVDELVETMHHVMAGNKEYSDSLVTTMFKDKNPLTAKEQLVLTEIGKGLTSKEISQTLFLSDGTVRNYTSNIIDKLAVENRFEAWKKAHEKGWI
- a CDS encoding ABC transporter ATP-binding protein, producing MIKINSISKKYKNKTVVNNATFDITKGMCTALIGPNGAGKSTLIDIIIGDRYPTTGTINDDEALLNEAHLGIMFQKTVFPELIKVKELYYLFANMYKNPISYEQFTNITRFGEQKMSEFANKLSGGQKRILDFGLALIGKPKFLILDEPTSAMDVQMRQHFWDIVDDLKDQGVTILYTSHYIEEVERMADKVVVIEAGKIVMNDSPNNLKANQHTSVIKLPLKHQYLQSQFNNKQITKVKDSYQIQTDNVNEAIQILLKAEVDLNEIEITKTSLLESIFSKNEEDYV
- a CDS encoding sugar phosphate isomerase family, which produces MRASDKVLQEKIATIADNDIIAFDNHPVSYRVIDTLNQNNTKISVVSYSTDIIHYAAKNTNFNIIIPTGQVNSTFHVVIGETVCDTFKKYQIKQYYLSAPYQMNKALFQTYEEVAQIQHTLFNSADSIYLMNYPEIITSFDEEQYYKVGELS